In Oscillospiraceae bacterium, the DNA window GACGTCAAGGCGCTCCTCACAGGCATATTCGCCCGGTTGGGAGAGGTTTTTCTTTATGGTGAGCTCATGGCCCGTTCCGAACAGGGTCTCAAGCGCTTCTTTGGTGACGTGGATGTGGCGGGCGGAGGTTTCGACGAGGACTTTCATAGTAAAAACGACCTTTCATCGTAAATTCTTTTGTGCCGACATTATATCACATTCCGGCCCAAAGTGCAACGCCAGCCCTTCTCACTTGACATTTTCCGACGGTTTGGATAAAATAAAATCATCTGATCCGGAGGGTAACAGGTTTAAAAATAAAATTTTAACCTTGAGTTTGACCCTTTTGCCAAATCAAAAAGGACCAAACACCCCGGAATGTGCAAAAGGATGGACTAACTATGAAAATCATGCGCACCGAATATCCGAGACCTCAGTTTTGCCGTCCCGCCTGGCGAAATCTCAACGGCGAATGGGATTTTGAGTTCGACTTCGGCGACAGCGGCGAAGCAAGAGGCCTTGCCGAAAAAGAATATTCCCAAAAAATCAACGTGCCTTTCTGCCCCGAGTCCAAACTCTCGGGCATTAAATATACCGATTTCATGAATGCGGTCTGGTACCGCCGAACTTTTAAACTTACGAAGGACGAGCTCTCCGGCCGTATATTGCTGCATTTCGGCGCGGTCGATTACGAGGCCACGGTCTGGCTCAACGGCGAAAAAGTCGGCATGCACAAAGGCGGCTATGTCTCCTTTGCGCTTGAACTGACCAAATTCGCCAAGGAGGGCGAAAACACCCTCGTCGTGCGGGCCAGAGACGACAACCGCCGTACCCGCCAGCCGCGCGGCAAACAGAGCGAACTCTACGCCTCCCATGGCTGCGATTATACCCGGACCACCGGCATCTGGCAGACCGTCTGGCTTGAATTTTTGCCGGACACCTATATGACCGGCGTCCGGGTCTTTACGAATTATAAAAACGGCGCGGTCAGCATTGAAATTTCGATCGACGGCTGCAAAAAAGACCTTTCCGCCCGCGTTACGGCTTCTCTTGAAGGCAAAACCATCGATTTTACCGAACAGCCCTGCACCGGAACCGTCACCCGTCTCGATTTCACGGTAGAAAACCCCAAACTGTGGGCCCCCGGCAGTCCGACGCTCTATGACATCAAATATGAACTGATCCGCGCAGGCAAGGTTATAGACACTGCCGACGGCTATTTCGGCATCCGCACCATCGAGTCCCGCGGCCACGGCTTATATCTCAACGGAAAGCCGTTATTTATGCGCACGGTGCTCGATCAGGGCTTTTGGCCGGACGGCGTTTATACCGCTCCGACCGACGAAGCGCTCAGACGCGACATCGAACTCGCACAAGCCATCGGATTCAACGGCGCGCGGCTGCATCAGCGCGTGTTTGAAGAACGCTGGCTCTATTGGGCCGACAAGATGGGTTATATCGTCTGGGGCGAGCACGCCAACTGGGGCATGGATCACACCTCCAGGGGCATCGGCATCTTCCTGCCCGAATGGCTCGAGATCATGCGCCGTGATTTTTCGCATCCGGCCATCATCGGGTGGTGTCCGTTCAACGAGACCTGGGACCGCAACGGCACCCGGCAGGACGATGATCTTCTGCGCGTTGTCTATCTGGCCACCAAGGCTTATGACCCCACCCGTCCCTGCATCGACACCAGCGGCAACTATCATGTGATCACAGATCTCTATGACATCCACGACTATGACCAAAGAAAAGCGGTCTACGACGAGCGTTACCGCAGCAAAAAATACGACGACCTCTACGAAAATTACACCGATCGTCAAAAAAAGAACGGAACGCCGTTCTGGATCAGCGAATTCGGCGGTGCGCGCTGGGCGCCCGGACGCAATGACGGCTGGGGATACGGCGACGCTCCGAGATCGGACATGGAAGTCGCGGAGCGCTTTGATTTCCTCACCGCCGCAATGCAGTCCAGCCCGGACATCGTCGGGTATTGTTATACTCAGATGACCGACATCGAACAGGAGCAAAACGGCCTGTATGCCTACGACCGGTCCAAAAAGCTCTGTGACGAGGCCTACGAGATCATCCGGAAGGCCAACTTGAGAATCTCGGAGTTTGAAAAATGTTAGTTTACTACATCAATCTGATCCTGATTGTCGGGCTCGGTATCGCACTGACTTATAAAAAGCCGACAAAGCTCAAAAACGGCATCTACCTCACAGCCACCTTCGGATATATGTGGCTGCTCTCCTATTTCCGGTTCGGTATCGGCTTTGACTACGACAGCTATGCCAGCATTTTGGAACTTCAAAAAAAGATGCTCAACAAAGGCGGCAGCATTTTCAATCTCGAAGGCGCCGGACAGGAACCCGGCTATGTGTTGATTGAGAATATCTGCGCCAAACTGAACATCGGTTATATCACGCTGTATGGCATCCTTGCGGCATTCATGCTGCTCTCCGCTGCGGTATTCATCTACCGGTTCTCGAAAAACGTCTGGATCTCGACTTTTATCTACGTGACCCTGACTTTCTTCTACTCAACCCTCAACTATATGCGCCAAAGTATTGCGCTTGCCATGGCCTTCTGGGCATTCGGATTCCTCTATAAAAAGAAGGACTCGGTCAAGGCTTGGATTTTGAACTTCATCCCTTATGCCGCGATCATCGCCGCGGCATCTACGATTCACAAAGCTGTTTTGCTGATGCTGCCAGTCTATTTCATCGTTTATATCCGCCCGAGAAAATGGGTTTTACTCGGCTATGCGGTTCTCTTCGGCCTGATTCACATTTTCTATAATCAATTGCTTGAAATCGGCTACACCTACATCTATCCCCAGTATCGCGGCACTTATTACATGCAGCCGCTCGGCGCGCATTTTCTGATTATTCCGATCCTGTTCTGTGCGCTTGCGTTAGGCCTTCAGGATTTCTTGTACAAAAAAGACCAACACAGCGTGGTGCTGGTCAACCTGGTCACCTACGGCTTCCTGTTTTGGAGCTTTGTCGTCCGCTCCATGCTGCTCGAACGTTTCTCGTCATTCCTTTATTTCGCCGTGATCCTGCTTGCGGCTGAACTGTACACCGATTTCGCGCCCGCGTCCGGTGAGCTTGAGACCTGCAAAGGCGAACTTAAAGCCTTGCGCGATACAAGCGCGGCTAAAAATAAACTCAAACAAGCCACGCAAAAACTCGAAGAGCTCAAACTGACGCGCGTGCTCTCGCTATCCGGATTGGTCATTGTGCTTACCGCGGTGTTTGTCTATCACCAATTCGGCACGACCGACGGCAAAACGGGCTTCCATGGCGTCTTCCCGTATAAATCCAATGTCAAGTGGATCGAACAACTTAACGGACAGCTTGATAAAGACCCTGTTTGGTGGGAGGACTGGGAAAAGAAACACTATAATCCGAAGTGACTCTTGCGCGTTAATGGCACCGTAACACACGAATCTTACAATATAAATAAAACGGGGGGCTCGTTTAAAAACGTCTCCCCGTTTTGATTTGTAAATTCCTCTTATACTTTACAATCCCTTAAAAATGTTTCCCAAAAACAATACTCCGTAACCGGCGACGACGAACCAAAAACTGTAATCAGACACGAAATCGATATGTACAAATTTCGAAACGATGCCAAGTCCGGCTAATACAAAGGCGATAAAAAACGTAAACCCTTTCGGCGCGCGCAGTTTCATCATCAAAAAACCTCCTGTTCAATTACTCAAATTGTACCATTTTCGCCACTATCTGTAAACCCCGCTTTGCAGTTCTTTTCAAAAAAAGCACTTCCGAAAACTGTTGACAAAACCGCCGAAGTATTGTAGAATATGTTGCGCGCGCAAACAGCGCATCGCATCACCTATTCACTCTTCACTGTTACTTATTACTTTAAATATTGGGCCTGTATGCTCGAAACTGAGCTGCAGTCCCATGACACATGGGCCTGTAGCTCAGTTGGAAGAGCGTTCGGTTCGCATCCGAGAGGTCGTGGGTTCGAATCCCTTCAGGTCCACCATGAAAAAAACACGTTTCGGCGTGTTTTTTTTCAATGAAGCGTTCCGTTTTGAACAATGAACATGCCGCGCGCAACGAGCGCGGGGCAATAAAGTGTGTCTGCGGACACATTAGGGCAGGAACTCTTCGCTTCATTTTTTGCGAAGCAAAATACTTCACTTCCCGACTCAGGCGAAATACTTCATTTCGACGAAGTCGATACTTCATTTATTTTTATGTTACGCACGAAATATTATTTTAAGGCAAAAGCGTCAGCCGGTTTTAATCCGGTTCTGCTCGATGATTTTTTCAAATGTCTTTTTTCCGATAATCCCGTCGTCATTCAAGCGATAAGTTCTTTGAAAACTTTTTACGGCCCGTTCCATACCTTCGCCGAAAATACCGTCAATCAGACCCGTATAGAAGCCCAGGTTCTTCAGCATGATTTGTGTGTTATAGATATCGCTGCCGGTCATGCTTTTTCCCATTTTACGAAAGGGCAGCGAGTCCTGTTTAATTTCGACGCCGGTACCGATCGTGACGAGATTTTTAACTTCGATCGCGTCTTTATCTTTCATACGAATGCAGCCGTGTGAGGCGTTCCGCTTCCCGACCAGCCAGGGCTCTTTTGTCCCGTGGATGCCGTATACACCCCATGGGACGTCCAGACCGATCCAACTGCCCCCGAATCCTTTTCCCCAGTCGGATATTTCATTGACACGCCACATGCCGACCGGGGACGGCGTTTTCTCGGCGCCTCCGGAAACGGGATACGTCTTGAAAACAGTCCCGTCTACATAAACGGTCATAATCAGAGCGTCAAGATCGACATAGAGCGTACAGCTGCTTTCGGGAATAATGGTTTTTGTTGCGTCGGTGTAAACCACAAAGCTGCCGGTTATCAATATAGATAGTAAAGATAAAATTGCAGTGACAATCAGGCATAAAGCGATAAATTTTCTAATTTTAATATTCATATTGATTAACAGTCCAAAAAATACTGAGATTCTTTAGATTATATGCGATTTTTGCCGAAATATGCGAAAAAAGACATAATACATGATAGACCTGAAACAGGAACTTGTCCCCTGTTTTCAATTTTGTGAGTTTACGCAAAGTATCATTTCAATCGACATTTCCCATTATTTATGCTAAAATAGCAACAATATAGTCCGATTCTTTTTAGAGGTATTTTTATGAACACACCCGAACAAATCAGCAAGAAATCAAATATCATCGTTGCGATTTTAATCGTTGTGCTTCTCATTATGACCGCCGGTTTTGTGATCTGGCTGCTGGCGGGCAGCAAGGCAAAGCCCGCTTATGCATTCCAAGGCAATGTCATGACCATCTCAGGCCAGTTCGGAACCGACATTTCTCTTTCCGGCGCAGGCGTCACGCAGGAGACCACCCGGCTTCCCGAGCCCGAATCCAAGACAAACGGTGCCGGAATCGGCAATATCTATAAAGGCCGATTCAAGCTGAACGGCGAAAGCGTTTATCTGAACATCATGGACAAAACCGCCGCAAGTTATATTCTGATCACCGCCGCCGACGGTTCAAAGTATTATATCAACTGCGAAACCGTTATTGAAACTTCTGCGCTCTGTCAGGAAATCTTGGCACACACAACGGGCACAATGATCGATTAAAACAGTAATAGGGAAATTCAATGAAATACGCCTTATCTCTGATGTCCACGGGAATTATCCCGCCATTTCCGCCGTGCTGGCGGACGCCGAAAAGTTCATGCCCTGATTCTCGAATGCCATAACTAAAAACGCAGAACCCGCAACGATATTGTTCTTGCCCAAAGTCAGGGATTGGTTCAGTTTTATTTCAGTGACGAGTTTGTGACTTTTATCTGTTGAACGGTTGACAAGGCCTTCTGTCTATTGTAGAATCAAGTCGGGTTTAGTCGGATTTCTTCAGACCGAATAATTGATTGGAAGGAGTCGATTGCTCAATACGAATCGGCTTCTTTTGTTTTAATGATGGCATAAAAAACCGCATAACCCAATATGATGGAATGTCCCAATAAATCATGCCGATTGGAGAAACTTATGCAAAAGGCAGTTGAAACAACCGAAAAAAGAGCCCGGCGCTCCTGGTATTTTTATGATTTCGGCAATTCGGCTTATGCGTCCGTTGTTTTGCTGGCGGTCTATTCCGCATTTTTCAAAAATGTCGTCGTAGGCGGCGCCGAGGGGACACGCCTGTGGGGCGTTGCGGTCGGAGCCGCAGCCATCCTCGTGGCGATTATCTCACCGATTTTAGGTACCATCGCGGATTTCACCAAATCGAAAAAAAAGTTTTTACTGATATTCACCGTCCTTTCCGTCGTGTTCACGGCTATGCTGTTCTTTGTCAGAAAAGGCGACGTATTCACAGGCATGCTCTTTTTCATCCTGGCCGAGATCGGCTACCGCGCGGCTCAGGTGTTTTATGATTCGCTGCTCACCGACGTATCGACACCCGAATCGATCGGGTCCGTCTCGGGCAAGGGCTGGGCAATCGGTATGGTCGGCGGCATCGTCGCGCTGCTCATCGTGCTGCTGCCGATTCAATTGGTCGGCAAAGAAAATCAAAATCAAATCATCCCCTATACGTTTCTAATCACCGCCGTCATTTATCTGGTATCTTCGATCCCATCTTTCCTGTGGGTCGTGGAAAAGCACGATTCGGAACCGATACCGGCCGGCAAAAATGCGATTTCGCTGGCATTTCATAAATTGGCACAAACTTTCCGCTCTGTCAAACAGTATAAAGAGTTCATCAAATACACGGTCGCCTTTTTAATCTACAATGACGGGATTATGATGCTGATGGATTTTGCCGCGATCATCGGCGCGACCCTTTTCGGCATGCAGCAGATACAACTCATCCTCTTCGTCATTCTGATCCAGTTCTCCGGCACATTCGGCGCTTTACTGTTCGGCCGTATTTCGGATAAAAAGAGCAGCAAAGAGGCGATTATCATCCCTCTTTTGATTTTGATCGCCGCAGTTACAGGCCTGTTCTTTGTCAAGAGCATGATTTTGTTTTTTGTCATCGGTTTTATCGCGGGATTTTCGCTTTCAGGCGTTCAGGCGGTCAGCCGTACGATGGTGAGCCAGCTCTCGCCGTCTTCGAAATCCGCCGAGTTCTACGGATTCCTCTCGGTTGCCGGCCGAACATCGACTTTTGTCGGCCCGCTCGTTTTCGGAACCATCTCGTTCCGCGCTCACAACTGGTATACCAATCACGGGTTTGAAAACACGCTCGCCGAACAATACGGGCTGCTTTGGGCCATCGGCTCGATCATCCTCTTTCTCGTGGTCGGCTTGCTGTTTTTATTGCTCGTGAAACGCGTCTCAGCGAAAGATCCGATCAAGTTCTGATTTAACTGCGTAAAGATATTAACGAAAGTTAACTAAGAGGGCCGCTGCCGCGGCCCTCTTTTCATACCTCGAACGGATTCAATCCCAGCGCCCTGCAAATCTTGATCACCGTGTCGAACGACATTCCGGTAATGCTTTTGGCAAGTCCGGTCATGATCGAGCTGTACGGCACATCAACCCCAAGAGCAAACTGACGGATGCTCTTATATCGGTCTAAAATCGCATTGCGCAGGCACTGTTCGCGCTCTGTATCACTCAGCCGGTTTTTCAAGCGCGATCACCTCGACGCCGGATTCCCCGATCTTTGCAAGTTCGTCTTCAATACCTTCCCAATCGGAAATCAGCATGTCGAATTTGTCAACGGGGCAGACCTGAATAAAGGCGATGCGCCCCACTTTCTGCCCCGGCATCAGCAAAATCCGCTTGCGGCTGTTGGCGACCACGGCACGCTGGAAAGTTGCGGTCTCTTCGGTGTCATTGGAGAGCCCGAACTGCGCGGTGACTCCCGCACCGGTGATAAAGCAAAGATCGAAATGAAGCTTTTTGATGAATTCCGCCGCCATGCTGTCAACCATCGACGCGCTTCGGCGCATCTTTCCGCCCGCAAGCCAGACCTCGACATTTTCCCATGCCCGCAGACGGTTTGCGAGATCGACCGAGTTGATTACCAGCGTATATTTGATGTCGCGCGGCAGATGGCGCAGCATTAAATACCCGAGCGACCCGCTGGTCAGATAAACCACATCGTTTTCATGCACTTCCTGCGCCGCTCTTTTTGCGATGGCGTCGGCGGTTTCCCAGATCGGCATCGTATCGTAATTTCGGTTGCACGGCGGTATCATGCGCGTCTGCGTCGGCGTGATCGCCCCGCCCCGTGTGCGTTTGCAAAGCCCGTTTTCGTCGAGCAGCCGCAGATCGCGCCGCGCCGACTCCCCGGAGACATTGTACTTTTCCACGATCTCATAGATCGTGATCTTCCCGTTTTTGCGGATTAACTCGGCAATCTCCCGCTGCCGTTCTTCCATGAATAC includes these proteins:
- a CDS encoding glycoside hydrolase family 2 TIM barrel-domain containing protein, translated to MKIMRTEYPRPQFCRPAWRNLNGEWDFEFDFGDSGEARGLAEKEYSQKINVPFCPESKLSGIKYTDFMNAVWYRRTFKLTKDELSGRILLHFGAVDYEATVWLNGEKVGMHKGGYVSFALELTKFAKEGENTLVVRARDDNRRTRQPRGKQSELYASHGCDYTRTTGIWQTVWLEFLPDTYMTGVRVFTNYKNGAVSIEISIDGCKKDLSARVTASLEGKTIDFTEQPCTGTVTRLDFTVENPKLWAPGSPTLYDIKYELIRAGKVIDTADGYFGIRTIESRGHGLYLNGKPLFMRTVLDQGFWPDGVYTAPTDEALRRDIELAQAIGFNGARLHQRVFEERWLYWADKMGYIVWGEHANWGMDHTSRGIGIFLPEWLEIMRRDFSHPAIIGWCPFNETWDRNGTRQDDDLLRVVYLATKAYDPTRPCIDTSGNYHVITDLYDIHDYDQRKAVYDERYRSKKYDDLYENYTDRQKKNGTPFWISEFGGARWAPGRNDGWGYGDAPRSDMEVAERFDFLTAAMQSSPDIVGYCYTQMTDIEQEQNGLYAYDRSKKLCDEAYEIIRKANLRISEFEKC
- a CDS encoding EpsG family protein, giving the protein MLVYYINLILIVGLGIALTYKKPTKLKNGIYLTATFGYMWLLSYFRFGIGFDYDSYASILELQKKMLNKGGSIFNLEGAGQEPGYVLIENICAKLNIGYITLYGILAAFMLLSAAVFIYRFSKNVWISTFIYVTLTFFYSTLNYMRQSIALAMAFWAFGFLYKKKDSVKAWILNFIPYAAIIAAASTIHKAVLLMLPVYFIVYIRPRKWVLLGYAVLFGLIHIFYNQLLEIGYTYIYPQYRGTYYMQPLGAHFLIIPILFCALALGLQDFLYKKDQHSVVLVNLVTYGFLFWSFVVRSMLLERFSSFLYFAVILLAAELYTDFAPASGELETCKGELKALRDTSAAKNKLKQATQKLEELKLTRVLSLSGLVIVLTAVFVYHQFGTTDGKTGFHGVFPYKSNVKWIEQLNGQLDKDPVWWEDWEKKHYNPK
- a CDS encoding L,D-transpeptidase family protein; the protein is MNIKIRKFIALCLIVTAILSLLSILITGSFVVYTDATKTIIPESSCTLYVDLDALIMTVYVDGTVFKTYPVSGGAEKTPSPVGMWRVNEISDWGKGFGGSWIGLDVPWGVYGIHGTKEPWLVGKRNASHGCIRMKDKDAIEVKNLVTIGTGVEIKQDSLPFRKMGKSMTGSDIYNTQIMLKNLGFYTGLIDGIFGEGMERAVKSFQRTYRLNDDGIIGKKTFEKIIEQNRIKTG
- a CDS encoding MFS transporter — its product is MQKAVETTEKRARRSWYFYDFGNSAYASVVLLAVYSAFFKNVVVGGAEGTRLWGVAVGAAAILVAIISPILGTIADFTKSKKKFLLIFTVLSVVFTAMLFFVRKGDVFTGMLFFILAEIGYRAAQVFYDSLLTDVSTPESIGSVSGKGWAIGMVGGIVALLIVLLPIQLVGKENQNQIIPYTFLITAVIYLVSSIPSFLWVVEKHDSEPIPAGKNAISLAFHKLAQTFRSVKQYKEFIKYTVAFLIYNDGIMMLMDFAAIIGATLFGMQQIQLILFVILIQFSGTFGALLFGRISDKKSSKEAIIIPLLILIAAVTGLFFVKSMILFFVIGFIAGFSLSGVQAVSRTMVSQLSPSSKSAEFYGFLSVAGRTSTFVGPLVFGTISFRAHNWYTNHGFENTLAEQYGLLWAIGSIILFLVVGLLFLLLVKRVSAKDPIKF
- a CDS encoding DeoR/GlpR family DNA-binding transcription regulator, which translates into the protein MVFMEERQREIAELIRKNGKITIYEIVEKYNVSGESARRDLRLLDENGLCKRTRGGAITPTQTRMIPPCNRNYDTMPIWETADAIAKRAAQEVHENDVVYLTSGSLGYLMLRHLPRDIKYTLVINSVDLANRLRAWENVEVWLAGGKMRRSASMVDSMAAEFIKKLHFDLCFITGAGVTAQFGLSNDTEETATFQRAVVANSRKRILLMPGQKVGRIAFIQVCPVDKFDMLISDWEGIEDELAKIGESGVEVIALEKPAE